The Palleronia sp. THAF1 genome window below encodes:
- a CDS encoding potassium channel family protein encodes MAKHPTNFAVIGLGNFGSTVANELKRFGNYVIGIDIDEDRVSDHAENLDQALIVDARSDAALRDAGIAECDVGVISLGDDLEASVLATMNLNLLGVDKIWAKAISKTHHRILTKLGADHVVHPEARVGQQVAQVLHNPMVRDYVSLGNTYNVVNMRVSDALNGKKLADLNPGKFDLRVLGVMRGTEFIGREGDPCALEEDDILLVLGRRKDLRSFTESLE; translated from the coding sequence ATGGCCAAGCATCCGACGAATTTCGCTGTCATCGGCTTGGGGAATTTCGGCTCGACCGTCGCGAACGAACTGAAGCGGTTCGGTAACTACGTCATCGGGATCGACATCGACGAGGATCGCGTCTCGGATCATGCCGAGAATCTGGACCAAGCCCTGATCGTGGATGCCCGGTCGGACGCTGCCCTGCGCGATGCAGGCATCGCCGAATGCGACGTGGGCGTCATATCCCTGGGGGACGACCTGGAAGCCAGCGTGTTGGCGACCATGAACCTGAACCTCCTTGGGGTCGACAAGATCTGGGCCAAGGCGATTTCGAAAACCCATCACCGCATTCTAACCAAACTGGGCGCCGATCACGTCGTCCATCCAGAGGCGCGGGTGGGGCAACAAGTGGCGCAGGTGCTGCACAACCCGATGGTGCGCGACTACGTCTCGCTCGGAAACACGTACAACGTGGTGAACATGCGCGTCTCCGATGCGCTCAACGGCAAGAAGCTGGCAGATCTGAACCCCGGCAAGTTCGATCTGCGCGTGCTGGGCGTCATGCGCGGCACCGAATTCATCGGGCGCGAGGGTGATCCCTGCGCGCTGGAGGAAGACGACATCCTGCTGGTGCTGGGCCGTCGCAAGGATCTACGCAGCTTCACCGAGTCCCTCGAATGA
- a CDS encoding DNA topoisomerase IB, translating to MKRIPDLVYYPDNRPGIRRKRAGRGWSYIAPDGTRIDDTAERKRLNALAVPPAYEDVWICPRADGHLQATGRDERDRKQYRYHEDWTAYRAREKFSQLAEFGENLPRIRRRINADLKGEAGDRALAIAAVLAMIDRLSMRVGNRDYAEENGAFGATTLRPRHVKLTEDALALDYRGKGGKKITRKLRDKKLAKVLHQLDDLPGATLVSWTDDQGDTHEVTSSQVNELLADITGEDFTAKTFRTWNGTVAALETAMREEKLTIKAMADAAAQCLGNTATIARNSYIHPAVIDLTEMPFADRQALADAPEKRGLRIGERAALSLLSR from the coding sequence ATGAAACGCATCCCCGACCTTGTGTACTACCCCGACAACCGCCCCGGTATCCGCCGCAAACGGGCTGGAAGGGGGTGGTCCTACATCGCCCCCGACGGCACCCGCATCGACGACACTGCAGAGCGTAAGCGATTGAACGCCCTGGCCGTGCCGCCCGCCTATGAAGATGTCTGGATCTGCCCCCGCGCCGATGGCCACCTGCAAGCCACGGGCCGAGATGAGCGGGACCGCAAGCAATACCGCTATCACGAGGACTGGACGGCTTACCGCGCGCGCGAAAAGTTCAGCCAGCTGGCCGAATTCGGCGAAAACCTCCCCCGTATCCGCCGCCGCATCAATGCCGATCTGAAGGGAGAGGCAGGCGACCGCGCGCTTGCCATTGCAGCCGTGCTGGCGATGATCGACCGTCTGTCCATGCGCGTGGGCAACCGTGACTACGCCGAAGAGAACGGCGCATTCGGGGCCACGACCCTGCGCCCGCGCCACGTCAAGCTGACCGAAGACGCTTTGGCGCTGGATTACCGGGGCAAGGGCGGCAAGAAGATCACCCGCAAGCTGCGCGACAAGAAGCTGGCGAAGGTGCTGCACCAGTTGGACGACCTGCCCGGTGCCACGCTGGTGTCGTGGACGGACGACCAAGGCGACACGCATGAAGTCACCTCCAGCCAGGTGAACGAGCTTCTAGCCGACATCACCGGCGAAGACTTTACCGCCAAGACCTTCCGCACGTGGAACGGCACGGTGGCTGCGCTGGAAACCGCGATGCGCGAGGAAAAACTGACGATCAAGGCGATGGCAGACGCCGCCGCGCAGTGCCTTGGCAACACCGCCACCATCGCGCGCAATAGCTACATCCATCCCGCCGTGATCGACCTGACAGAGATGCCGTTCGCCGACCGCCAGGCCCTCGCGGACGCCCCCGAAAAACGCGGTCTGCGCATTGGGGAACGGGCTGCGCTTTCGCTTCTGTCGCGCTAG
- a CDS encoding TrkH family potassium uptake protein: protein MNFGNWLRRLPPPGMLAVLYLTLIAVGASVLKLPFATTEAISWSDALFTSASAVTVTGLIVVDTATVFTHFGQGVIMVLMQVGGLGLMTFAALLLAALGIPIGIPQRIVLREDLNQTSLTNLMALVQIILKFALIFEGAAIIILGFVFVPDHGWAQGLWHAAFHAVSAFNNAGFSSFTTSLVDYQDNWLVTISVPLLFILSGLGFIVVAEMTEIKSWRRLSLHSKLMLAGTPVLIVIGVVLFGLLEWNNPGTLGGIDSLSGKLQTAFFQGVTPRTAGFNTTDTTQMYDATALVTMGLMFIGGGSTSTAGGIKVTTAIVLCMATLAFFRRRKELSAFNRAIGNSEVQKVMALLTVSIIVLFTATFVLLIGHDAPFVTLLFEVVSAFGTVGLSMGATSTLDDSGRAAIIVVMFLGRVGPLVLGFFLATQTIPHVRYPKGQVYLG, encoded by the coding sequence ATGAACTTCGGCAACTGGCTGCGCAGGCTTCCCCCGCCGGGGATGCTCGCGGTTCTGTACCTGACCCTGATTGCCGTCGGCGCGAGCGTTCTCAAGCTGCCCTTCGCCACGACCGAGGCGATTTCTTGGTCCGATGCCCTGTTCACATCGGCCAGTGCCGTGACGGTGACGGGCCTGATCGTCGTGGATACCGCGACGGTCTTCACCCACTTCGGGCAGGGCGTCATCATGGTGCTGATGCAGGTCGGCGGTCTTGGGTTGATGACCTTCGCCGCACTGCTTCTGGCCGCCCTTGGCATCCCCATCGGCATCCCGCAGCGCATCGTGTTGCGAGAGGACTTAAACCAAACGTCCCTGACGAACCTGATGGCGCTGGTGCAGATCATCCTGAAGTTCGCCCTAATCTTCGAAGGAGCTGCCATTATCATTCTGGGCTTCGTCTTCGTGCCGGATCACGGCTGGGCGCAGGGGCTTTGGCATGCCGCATTCCATGCCGTATCCGCCTTCAACAACGCGGGCTTTTCCAGCTTCACGACCTCGCTGGTAGATTATCAGGACAACTGGCTAGTCACCATCAGCGTGCCCTTGCTGTTCATCCTGTCCGGCCTTGGCTTCATCGTCGTGGCCGAGATGACAGAGATCAAATCGTGGCGGCGACTATCGCTACACTCCAAGCTGATGCTGGCGGGAACGCCGGTTTTGATCGTCATCGGCGTGGTGCTGTTCGGCCTGCTGGAGTGGAACAACCCCGGCACATTGGGCGGGATCGACAGCCTGTCCGGCAAGCTTCAGACCGCGTTCTTCCAAGGCGTCACGCCCCGCACCGCCGGGTTCAACACAACCGACACGACCCAGATGTACGACGCCACCGCGTTGGTCACGATGGGGCTGATGTTCATCGGTGGCGGATCGACGTCCACCGCCGGGGGCATCAAGGTCACGACCGCCATCGTTCTGTGCATGGCAACGCTGGCCTTCTTCCGCCGCCGCAAAGAACTAAGCGCCTTCAACCGCGCCATCGGCAACAGCGAGGTACAGAAGGTCATGGCGCTGCTGACGGTGTCGATCATCGTGCTCTTCACCGCGACTTTCGTGCTGCTGATCGGACACGACGCCCCCTTCGTGACACTGCTGTTCGAAGTCGTCTCGGCCTTCGGGACGGTGGGGCTGTCGATGGGCGCTACGTCGACATTGGACGATTCGGGGCGGGCGGCGATCATAGTGGTGATGTTCTTGGGCCGCGTCGGGCCGCTGGTGCTGGGCTTCTTCCTGGCGACGCAAACGATCCCGCACGTGCGCTATCCCAAAGGACAGGTGTACCTGGGCTAG
- a CDS encoding redoxin domain-containing protein has translation MTKLEPAVSPPAALSIGGRIPDVWADGTHGPMQLHRWAAGHFTMIFGHPSAYATLSERDVITLAGAQPRFGARGCRILGVTQSDPVTERAWIDSLSERHGMDIAFPILSDEDGRIAAAFGMSTRGSDDGREVATTIILDPELRVRAVLEHPQSVGRGPEEVLRIVDALAAATFD, from the coding sequence ATGACCAAACTTGAACCGGCTGTCTCGCCGCCGGCTGCCCTTAGTATCGGCGGCAGGATTCCGGATGTTTGGGCAGACGGAACCCATGGCCCAATGCAATTGCACCGCTGGGCTGCCGGACATTTCACCATGATCTTCGGGCATCCATCCGCCTATGCTACCCTGTCAGAGCGGGATGTTATCACGCTGGCCGGTGCGCAGCCGCGATTCGGGGCTCGGGGGTGCCGCATTCTTGGTGTTACCCAGTCCGATCCTGTCACCGAACGCGCTTGGATCGACTCCCTGTCTGAGCGGCACGGTATGGATATCGCGTTCCCGATCTTGTCGGACGAAGACGGGCGCATCGCAGCGGCGTTCGGCATGTCGACGCGCGGATCGGACGACGGCAGAGAGGTGGCGACGACCATTATCCTCGACCCAGAATTGCGTGTCCGCGCGGTCCTGGAGCATCCGCAAAGTGTCGGTCGCGGCCCGGAAGAAGTGCTGCGCATCGTCGATGCACTGGCGGCAGCGACCTTCGACTAG
- a CDS encoding AMP nucleosidase — protein sequence MTDSLPTQTPDQPAPESFTDAAAAVTRLQELYDASVSFLTEHFMASLDGDVPQTRYRAFYPEIRFATTSYTKADSRLSFGHVAEPGTYATTITRPDLFRDYLTQQIGLLLKNHGTPVQVGLSTTPMPLHFAVANTPGLTVPQDGAMAYTLRDVFDTPDLTVTHDAIVNGEGFVFDDGARPLAPFTAQRIDYSLARLSHYSATDAEHFQNHVLFTNYQFYVEEFEAYARQVLADPNSGYTSFVGPGNRKITGPDDVLEPLAKMPQMPTYHLQRADGQGVTLVNIGVGPSNAKTATDHIAVLRPHAWLMVGHCAGLRNSQRLGDFVLAHAYLREDHVLDDDLPVWVPIPALAEIQIALEEAVEEITQLEGYELKRIMRTGTVATIDNRNWELRDHSGPVQRLSQSRAVALDMESATIAANGFRFRVPYGTLLCVSDKPLHGELKLPGMATDFYRTQVARHLLIGVRAMEALREMPLERIHSRKLRSFEETAFL from the coding sequence ATGACCGATAGCCTGCCGACCCAGACGCCCGATCAACCCGCACCGGAGTCCTTCACCGACGCCGCCGCTGCCGTCACGCGCCTGCAAGAGCTGTACGATGCATCTGTCAGCTTCCTGACCGAGCACTTCATGGCATCGCTCGACGGGGACGTGCCGCAAACGCGGTACCGGGCGTTCTACCCCGAAATCCGCTTTGCGACGACAAGCTACACCAAGGCCGACAGCCGCCTGTCCTTCGGCCACGTGGCCGAGCCCGGCACCTACGCCACGACGATCACGCGCCCCGACCTGTTCCGGGACTACCTGACACAGCAGATCGGACTGTTGTTGAAGAACCACGGGACACCCGTGCAAGTCGGGCTCTCGACCACGCCGATGCCGTTGCACTTCGCCGTTGCCAACACGCCGGGGCTGACCGTTCCGCAGGATGGCGCCATGGCCTACACGCTGCGCGACGTGTTCGACACGCCGGACCTGACTGTGACCCATGACGCCATCGTCAATGGTGAAGGCTTCGTGTTCGACGATGGCGCGCGCCCCCTTGCGCCCTTCACCGCACAGCGCATCGACTATTCGCTGGCGCGTCTGTCCCACTACAGCGCAACCGACGCCGAGCATTTCCAGAACCACGTGCTGTTCACCAACTACCAGTTCTACGTGGAAGAGTTCGAGGCTTATGCCCGTCAGGTGCTTGCCGATCCGAACAGCGGCTACACGTCTTTCGTGGGGCCAGGAAACCGCAAGATCACCGGCCCCGATGACGTGCTGGAGCCGCTGGCGAAGATGCCCCAGATGCCGACCTATCACTTGCAGCGCGCAGATGGGCAGGGCGTCACCTTGGTGAATATCGGCGTCGGCCCGTCGAACGCGAAGACCGCGACCGACCACATTGCGGTGCTGCGCCCCCATGCGTGGCTGATGGTCGGCCACTGTGCGGGTCTGCGCAATTCGCAACGGTTGGGGGACTTCGTTCTAGCCCATGCCTACCTGCGCGAAGATCACGTGCTGGATGACGATCTGCCCGTCTGGGTGCCGATCCCGGCGCTGGCCGAAATCCAGATCGCGCTGGAAGAGGCGGTGGAAGAGATCACCCAGCTTGAAGGCTATGAGTTGAAGCGGATCATGCGCACCGGCACCGTGGCGACGATCGACAACCGCAACTGGGAGTTGCGGGATCATTCCGGTCCGGTACAGCGGCTGTCGCAATCTCGGGCCGTCGCGCTGGACATGGAAAGCGCCACCATCGCCGCCAACGGCTTCCGCTTTCGGGTGCCCTACGGCACGCTTCTGTGTGTGTCCGACAAGCCCTTGCATGGGGAGTTGAAGTTGCCGGGCATGGCGACGGACTTCTACCGAACGCAGGTCGCCCGGCACCTTCTGATCGGTGTCCGCGCGATGGAGGCGTTGCGGGAGATGCCGCTGGAACGCATCCACAGTCGCAAGCTTCGCTCGTTCGAGGAAACCGCTTTCTTGTAG
- a CDS encoding SDR family oxidoreductase codes for MSDHSPSPVRLLCIGCGYSARALAARVIANGGEVVGTTRSEDKAQGLRDMGITPVIWPGTPLAPHLDWATHIVHSVAPDDDGDPVLTDHGREIADAQPNWFAYLSTTGVYGDHDGAWVDEDSPLAPSTTRGAQRVRAETGWQALAAQTGLPLHIFRLAGIYGPGRGPFAKVRNGTARRIVKPGQVFSRTHVEDIAQVLHRSMQAPAPGSIYNVCDDDPAPPQDVIAHAADLLDVPRPPEIAFADADMSPMARSFYAESKRVRNDRIKRHLGVVLRYPTYREGLAALLTQED; via the coding sequence ATGAGCGATCATTCCCCATCCCCGGTCCGCCTGCTGTGCATCGGCTGCGGCTACTCCGCCCGCGCCCTCGCGGCTCGCGTGATAGCCAACGGCGGTGAAGTCGTCGGCACCACCCGTTCCGAAGACAAGGCGCAAGGCCTGCGCGACATGGGCATCACGCCGGTCATCTGGCCCGGCACGCCACTCGCCCCGCATCTGGATTGGGCAACTCACATCGTTCACTCCGTCGCGCCGGACGACGACGGCGACCCGGTACTGACCGACCACGGACGCGAAATCGCGGACGCGCAGCCCAACTGGTTCGCCTACCTTTCGACCACCGGCGTGTACGGCGACCACGATGGCGCTTGGGTGGACGAGGACTCGCCGCTCGCACCATCGACCACCCGCGGCGCGCAACGGGTGCGGGCCGAAACTGGATGGCAGGCACTGGCCGCGCAGACCGGCCTGCCGCTGCATATCTTTCGCCTTGCGGGCATCTATGGCCCCGGTCGCGGCCCCTTCGCCAAAGTCCGCAACGGGACGGCACGGCGGATCGTGAAGCCCGGACAGGTCTTCAGCCGCACGCATGTCGAAGATATCGCGCAGGTTCTGCACCGATCCATGCAGGCCCCTGCCCCCGGATCGATCTATAACGTCTGCGACGATGACCCCGCGCCGCCGCAAGACGTGATCGCCCACGCCGCCGATCTGCTGGATGTCCCTCGCCCGCCCGAAATCGCCTTCGCCGACGCGGATATGTCGCCTATGGCGCGCAGCTTCTACGCCGAGTCCAAGCGCGTGCGAAACGACCGCATCAAGCGCCATCTGGGCGTCGTGCTGCGCTACCCTACGTATCGAGAGGGGCTCGCTGCCCTTTTGACCCAAGAGGACTGA
- a CDS encoding DUF998 domain-containing protein, with protein MLREAGTRDPDDEIVVQERPELLTFCGFAGLLGSIIPIIAIFYATQVTQHDFIADTISDLARGEKKWIMDVAFYFNAAGMLGLAIASAHAHLGRAAWSMGILFLAFLALVVVLLGLWDEFGATAEGDGMAVHTQLTFALGPLYLVGPLFMAQGVAGEHPHMRWMFIIAAIGWFVFAVAFKLVPTSIDGILEKIGIGATYLWTIPLSLLFLNRGRRHLRDGHHKRHQQG; from the coding sequence ATGTTGCGCGAAGCCGGAACACGCGATCCAGACGATGAAATCGTTGTTCAAGAACGACCCGAATTGCTGACCTTTTGCGGTTTCGCTGGGCTGCTGGGATCGATCATACCCATAATCGCGATCTTCTATGCCACCCAAGTCACGCAGCACGACTTCATCGCCGACACGATCAGCGACCTCGCACGGGGCGAGAAGAAGTGGATCATGGACGTCGCATTCTACTTCAACGCCGCCGGGATGCTCGGGCTGGCCATCGCATCCGCCCACGCGCATCTGGGCCGGGCCGCGTGGAGCATGGGCATCCTGTTCCTCGCATTCCTGGCGCTTGTCGTCGTTCTGCTTGGCCTGTGGGACGAGTTCGGCGCGACAGCCGAAGGCGACGGCATGGCGGTTCACACGCAACTGACCTTCGCGCTGGGACCGCTCTACCTTGTCGGGCCGCTGTTCATGGCACAGGGCGTCGCGGGCGAGCATCCGCATATGCGCTGGATGTTCATCATCGCCGCAATCGGCTGGTTCGTCTTTGCCGTGGCGTTCAAGCTGGTGCCCACCAGCATCGACGGCATTTTGGAAAAGATCGGCATCGGCGCGACGTATCTGTGGACGATCCCACTGTCGCTGCTGTTCCTGAACCGCGGTCGGCGGCATCTACGGGACGGGCACCACAAGCGCCACCAACAGGGCTGA
- a CDS encoding site-specific DNA-methyltransferase yields MMKTSGTEAAPLPLDEILRGDCIDLMNALPEASVDLIFADPPYNLQLKGELHRPDNSRVDAVDDDWDQFSSFAAYDAFTKAWLKAARRILKPDGAIWVIGSYHNIFRVGAALQDQGFWILNDVVWRKSNPMPNFKGKRLTNAHETMIWAGRDEKSKPTFNYDALKALNEGTQMRSDWVLPICSGHERLKDGKGDKAHPTQKPQSLLHRVLVGSTNPGDVVLDPFFGTGTTGAVAKMLGRHFIGLERDEGYIEVATKRLSKIVPYEKAALEVTTSKRAEPRIPFGQLVERGLLRPGETLVNPKGIAAKVRADGTLSTKTHKGSIHQVGAALDGAPSCNGWTYWRFVRDGQHVPIDQLRQQIRSELS; encoded by the coding sequence ATGATGAAAACGAGTGGAACCGAGGCAGCACCCCTGCCCCTGGACGAAATCTTGCGCGGTGATTGTATTGATCTGATGAACGCCCTTCCAGAGGCGTCCGTCGATCTGATCTTCGCCGATCCCCCCTACAACCTGCAACTCAAAGGCGAGCTGCATCGCCCCGACAATTCCCGCGTCGATGCGGTGGATGACGACTGGGACCAGTTTTCCAGCTTTGCAGCCTACGACGCCTTCACAAAGGCTTGGCTGAAAGCGGCGCGTCGTATTCTCAAGCCCGACGGCGCGATCTGGGTGATCGGATCGTACCATAACATCTTCCGTGTGGGTGCCGCGCTGCAGGACCAGGGATTTTGGATCTTGAACGACGTGGTCTGGCGCAAGTCCAACCCGATGCCGAACTTCAAGGGCAAGCGTCTGACCAACGCCCACGAGACGATGATCTGGGCCGGTCGTGACGAGAAATCGAAGCCCACCTTCAACTACGACGCGCTCAAGGCCTTGAACGAAGGCACGCAAATGCGATCCGACTGGGTGCTGCCGATCTGTTCGGGGCATGAGCGCCTAAAAGACGGCAAAGGCGACAAGGCGCACCCGACGCAAAAGCCGCAATCGCTGCTGCATCGCGTTCTGGTCGGCTCGACCAACCCAGGGGACGTCGTGCTCGATCCCTTCTTCGGCACCGGCACCACGGGTGCTGTCGCCAAGATGCTTGGCCGCCACTTCATCGGGCTGGAGCGCGACGAGGGTTATATCGAGGTCGCCACCAAGCGCCTGTCGAAGATCGTGCCCTACGAGAAAGCCGCGCTGGAAGTCACCACGTCGAAGCGCGCAGAGCCGCGTATTCCCTTCGGCCAACTTGTCGAGCGTGGCCTGTTGCGTCCCGGAGAGACCTTGGTGAACCCCAAAGGCATCGCCGCCAAGGTGCGTGCCGACGGGACGTTGTCCACCAAGACGCACAAAGGGTCGATCCATCAGGTCGGGGCCGCTTTGGATGGTGCGCCGTCCTGCAACGGCTGGACCTACTGGCGTTTCGTGCGTGATGGCCAGCACGTTCCCATCGACCAGCTTCGCCAACAGATCCGCTCTGAACTGAGCTGA
- a CDS encoding HU family DNA-binding protein, with the protein MAQKPMTKTQLVAALAEKMDVQKKEAGEALDAITAIITDEVSSGGAVTLPGVGKIYCRERPERMVRNPATGEQMKKEADKVVKMTIAKALKDSVNA; encoded by the coding sequence ATGGCTCAGAAGCCCATGACCAAAACCCAGCTCGTCGCCGCGCTGGCCGAGAAGATGGACGTTCAGAAGAAAGAGGCCGGCGAAGCGCTGGATGCGATCACCGCGATCATCACCGACGAAGTGTCGTCGGGCGGTGCCGTAACGCTTCCGGGCGTGGGCAAGATCTACTGCCGTGAGCGCCCCGAGCGCATGGTCCGCAACCCCGCCACGGGTGAGCAGATGAAGAAAGAGGCCGACAAGGTGGTCAAGATGACCATCGCGAAGGCCCTAAAGGATAGCGTGAACGCTTAA